The Malus sylvestris chromosome 14, drMalSylv7.2, whole genome shotgun sequence genome segment TATGAGCTACTTACTTGCTTCGGCACGCTCTCCTTCTCCAGAAAACAAAGGACTTGATCCACTgaacaaaacaatcaaatagataTCAAGTGTTAATTAAACATAATTTGATACCATTACCTGGCTTAAACTATATTTCAACTGCCAATTGATGAATCCGAATTTACCTTAAAAACAGACATGGAAGAAAAGCGTCCAACGATAGATGGTTTCTTCACAATCATTCGTTTCTCCGGTGACATATCATTACACAAATGTTGAGCTATTTCTTTAAGCAATACCAGTTGAGCTTTATCTGTTCGCATTGAAAGCATTGCCTGCCTCATTGACTCCCTGTCAGCCTCAAGTGCCTGAAGCCTCATATAGAGCTTCATGACATCAGGATCCTCAAAATCAGGCCCACTAAGTCCCCTAGGAGTAACTCCAGATTTGGCTTCTGTATAACCATTGTAAGGTGCTCCAATATGAACAGAGTCAATGGTATAAACTCTGTCACTCATGTCGTCTCCAACTTCTGATACATTATCAAACTTTCTAGTATTTGGATAGTCCTCTGACTGTGAGACATAGTCTGCCTTCCTGAAGCTGTTGTTATATCGAGGGGATTCAGTAAAATCTGGACCAGTATCTTTAACCGTATGCATAGGCGAGTCACCTGAAAGTCTCCCAGAATGTCTTGATCGCCTAGGAGAATGGCCAACCACCACCTTTTCAAAAAAATTCTTGGAACCTGAAAAATCCCTTTCCATTGGACTGCCGCTCGGACTCCCCTCCATCTGAAAGAGCCTGCTTTCCAAATTTCTCAAATGGTCTCTCCCACGAGGGGTCTCACCAAATGCATATTTCTCAATGTCTGCATCATCATCACACTCCAACACACCTTGGGTCTCATTTATCTTACATTTCAGAGGTGGGTATTCATATGTGGGCGTTGTCGGGAGTTCATATTGGGCTTCAAAGTCACCCACGCTTTGGATACGGCTAAAGGAACCCTGGTCACCTTCTGCCTCAGACTCCGTGAGCCCATAACTCATCATTCTATGCTTATAGGCCTGCACTTCACATGTGAGTGCCTGAATCGCCTGCTCTCTCTTATACAGCAAATCTTCCAGTGCCAAAAGCTCCTGCTGCTCATGTGCCATCTTCTCCTCAACGAAACACTTGAATTGCCGGGCCTCCATCTGTATTTCAGCCTTCTCCCTCTGCAACCTCAATATCATTGACATAGCCTCATTGGCAGCGGATGATGAAGCATTCCTCTCCTCGTCCAGCTCGGTATACAAATCTTGTATGGTTTTCTGCTGGCTACTAAGCGTCTCGCGAAGTGCAATACATTCGTTCTCCATCTGGACTCGCGCATTATAATAAAGTTCAAGCCCAGGTATAAAGAAACggttaccatcctcaaactcgCCATACTTTCTCTTTACCGACCGAAGCCAAGTCCCCCCTGATGAGACACTCACCAGCGAACAACTACATTCACAATTACAACATTTCACCATCGGCCTCGAGGATGGAAATGCTTCTGAATCCATAGAGCAACGTGCATTCAAAATTCAagcaattcaagatcaagcgacGGTAATTTGACTATTCAACAAATCAACCATCTAAAATATCAAGTCTTATCCTGGAGCTCCCAAATCCTCTCTCAATGAATCCAAGACCTTCAACAATTTTCCCTCCCTTCCTGCACTCCGATTGTGAGCTGTCGTCCCTCTCAGATCAACAATTCACACATAAAACtcctaaaaaacaaaaattgcaaCAATATTAGACCTAAAAATGCCAAAATACATTATGTTCTGCCTTAATTCACAAAGAAAATGTTACCAAAATGAATAGCTACCACTCAAACATGCATAGAAATTACAATTTCCCCCAAAATCTGggaagaaattgaaaattacctATAGGAGGATTAaggaaattgaagaaacaaattctcCGGGAAAATAATCCAAAGAAATTAAATTCCATTGAAACAAAGGAgtggcagagagagagaaagcgagagagagggagggagggagggagagggagagggagaggcaGAATTACCTTGGACGAGCTTGAAGAACAAAAAACCGTAGAAAGTCGCGGAGAGCAGGAGGTGCAGGCCAAACTTTCCCGGAAAAAAGTTTTTCCCGAGAAAATTTAGGATCTGAAGAGGAACGaaggacaaaaaaaagaagaaaaataaaaacgaaaaaagGCCAAGCTGCGAAAAAATGATTCGCTCCCACCCGCGTTCCCAGGGCTGTTTGGAGGGAAAGAAAATCGAACAGCGAGAGAGAGAAAATTATGGA includes the following:
- the LOC126600856 gene encoding myosin-binding protein 7-like: MDSEAFPSSRPMVKCCNCECSCSLVSVSSGGTWLRSVKRKYGEFEDGNRFFIPGLELYYNARVQMENECIALRETLSSQQKTIQDLYTELDEERNASSSAANEAMSMILRLQREKAEIQMEARQFKCFVEEKMAHEQQELLALEDLLYKREQAIQALTCEVQAYKHRMMSYGLTESEAEGDQGSFSRIQSVGDFEAQYELPTTPTYEYPPLKCKINETQGVLECDDDADIEKYAFGETPRGRDHLRNLESRLFQMEGSPSGSPMERDFSGSKNFFEKVVVGHSPRRSRHSGRLSGDSPMHTVKDTGPDFTESPRYNNSFRKADYVSQSEDYPNTRKFDNVSEVGDDMSDRVYTIDSVHIGAPYNGYTEAKSGVTPRGLSGPDFEDPDVMKLYMRLQALEADRESMRQAMLSMRTDKAQLVLLKEIAQHLCNDMSPEKRMIVKKPSIVGRFSSMSVFKWIKSFVFWRRRACRSKHMFGLSANVGLLMLLDKGPHVRQWRCLTSTQV